One genomic region from Chrysemys picta bellii isolate R12L10 chromosome 16, ASM1138683v2, whole genome shotgun sequence encodes:
- the GRAMD1B gene encoding protein Aster-B isoform X6, which translates to MVEKGSDHSSDKSPSTPEQCVQRSYSAQSGRSGAKNSKKSQSWYNHERQHIRRVLSPTYKQRNEDFRKLFKQLPDTERLIVDYSCALQRDILLQGRLYLSENWICFYSNIFRWETLLTVRLKDICSMTKEKTARLIPNAIQVCTDTEKHFFTSFGARDRTYMMMFRLWQNALLEKPLCPKELWHFVHQCYGNELGLTSDDEDYVPPDDDFNTMGYCEEIPVEENEVNDSSSKSSMEAKPEASPLLPKKSITACTLTSTGSSEAPTSFDGMLPEEEELVESPLEKELTLENIIGDKIEIIAPVNSPSLDFNDNEDIPTELSDSSETHDEGEVQAFYEDLNGRQYMNEVFSFSVDKLYDLLFTDSQFQRDFMEQRRFSEIIFHPWKKEENGNQSRAILYTITLTNPLAPKTATVTETQTMYKASQESECYVIDAEVLTHDVPYHDYFYTINRYTLTRVARNKSRLRVSTELRYRKQPWGLVKSFIEKNFWSGLEDYFRHLESELTKTESMYLAEIHRQSPKEKISKQSTLRRRKRPHAHLRVPHLEEVLSPVTTPTDEEVVHRIKHVAGSTQTRHVPEDSPSGFHLQSVSKLLVVISCVLVLLVILNMMLFYKLWMLEYTTQTLTAWQGLRLPERLPQSQSEWARLLESQQKYHDTELQKWREIIKSSVMLLDQMKDSLVNLQNGIGSRDYGSEPEEKRKRFH; encoded by the exons GTGTTGAGTCCGACGTATAAACAACGTAACGAAGACTTCAGGAAACTCTTCAAACAGCTTCCCGACACCGAGCGCCTCATAGTCG ATTACTCATGTGCGCTTCAAAGAGACATTCTCCTGCAGGGCCGCCTCTACCTCTCCGAAAACTGGATCTGTTTCTACAGCAACATCTTCCGCTGGGAAACACTG CTGACAGTCCGTTTGAAGGATATCTGCTCCATGACCAAGGAAAAAACTGCACGGCTCATTCCTAACGCCATCCAAGTTTGCACTGACACTGAAAAG CACTTTTTCACTTCCTTCGGTGCCCGAGATAGGACGTACATGATGATGTTCAGACTCTGGCAGAATGCTCTCCTCGAAAAG ccccTGTGTCCAAAGGAGCTCTGGCACTTCGTCCACCAATGTTACGGGAATGAACTGGGGCTGACCAGCGATGATGAAGACTACGTGCCTCCTGATGATGATTTCAACACTATGGG CTACTGTGAGGAGATCCCTGTAGAAGAAAATGAAGTGAATGACAGCTCCTCCAAGAGCAGCATGGAGGCCAAACCTGAAGCTAGTCCTCTGCTGCCCAAGAAGTCCATCACCGCCTGCACGTTGACGTCCACAGGGAGCAGTGAAGCGCCAACTTCA TTTGACGGGATGCTtccggaggaggaggagttggtgGAGAGTCCCCTTGAGAAGGAACTCACCCTTGAAAACATCATTGGAGACAAGATCGAGATCATCGCCCCGGTGAACTCCCCTTCCCTGGACTTCAACGACAACGAGGACATTCCAACGGAGCTCAGCGACTCGTCGGAGACCCATGATGAAG GGGAAGTTCAGGCCTTTTACGAGGATCTGAATGGCCGGCAGTACATGAATGAGGTGTTCAGTTTCAGCGTGGACAAACTGTATGACCTGCTCTTCACTGACTCCCAGTTCCAGAGGGATTTCATGGAACAACGTCGGTTCTCTG AGATTATCTTTCATCCGTGGAAGAAGGAAGAAAATGGCAATCAGAGCAGAGCAATCCTGTACACAATCACCCTCACCAATCCTCTCGCCCCGAAAACTGCTACTGTCACTGAGACTCAG ACAATGTACAAAGCCAGCCAAGAAAGCGAGTGCTACGTGATAGACGCAGAGGTGCTAACTCACGACGTCCCCTACCATGATTATTTCTACACCATTAACCGCTACACGTTGACTCGTGTCGCCAGAAACAAAAGCCGACTCAG GGTTTCTACAGAGCTACGTTACAGGAAGCAGCCGTGGGGGCTTGTGAAATCCTTCATCGAAAAAAACTTCTGGAGTGGCCTAGAAGATTATTTCCGTCATTTAG AGAGTGAACTGACCAAAACCGAGAGCATGTACCTAGCGGAGATccacagacaatcccccaaagaGAAGATAAGCAAGCAATCCACATTGCGCCGAAGGAAACGGCCCCACGCCCACCTGCGGGTGCCACACCTGGAGGAGGTGCTGAGTCCTGTCACCACCCCCACAGATGAGGAGGTTGTGCATCGCATCAAGCACGTGGCAG GTTCCACGCAGACGCGGCATGTCCCTGAGGACAGTCCCAGTGGCTTCCATCTGCAGAGCGTCTCCAAGCTGCTGGTCGTTATCAGCTGTGT TCTGGTGCTGTTGGTAATTCTCAATATGATGCTGTTCTACAAACTTTGGATGTTGGAATACACCACCCAGACCCTCACCGCATGGCAGGGCCTGCGGCTACCGGAAAG GTTACCCCAGTCTCAGTCGGAATGGGCTCGGTTGCTAGAGTCCCAGCAGAAGTATCATGACACAGAGCTGCAGAAGTGGCGTGAGATCATCAAATCCTCCGTGATGCTTCTAGACCAG ATGAAGGATTCACTAGTAAACCTGCAGAATGGCATCGGGTCGCGTGACTACGGGTCGGAACCAGAGGAGAAACGGAAACGTTTCCACTAA